One part of the Cyprinus carpio isolate SPL01 chromosome A25, ASM1834038v1, whole genome shotgun sequence genome encodes these proteins:
- the LOC109103930 gene encoding T-complex protein 11-like protein 1: MPKESDESSKEEQSKIDKDGAENTVETSEEMIRKSIRRNTPSPHRLTPQSSPPRFVSVEELMETAKGVTNLALAHEIVMNSAFQVKPYEPGEGSLEKQVKEIMHKAFWDCLESQLNDDPPSYSHAVTLVGEIKETLLSFLLPGQSRLRGQIEEALDLSLIQQEAENRALDINKVAKFIIDMMGTFCAPLRDEDIKQLREITDIVPLFKSIFAVLDKMKIDMANFAVSSLRPHLLQQSVEYERKKFQEFLEKQPNALDFTQKWLQDTADYVTGGGTEGGATCTPNSAQLSLHNHAYLRLLKWDHDAESFPETLLMDQGRFQEMQQELEQLALVASVLLIVYNSAGEAISGLPGLMERLKKTIKILLAEMHTPSFNADETFAAVAEKMCVELRGCLSQHGFSPFSSDRENTLKGQIVAAKSADNPIRKVIDSRIQMYLLGFLESSAHRCAPALPGGLTPISKELEEIAVKLGRLVTFNKLVYSPFYHKILQDILKQGESLDV; encoded by the exons ATGCCCAAGGAATCTGACGAGTCCTCCAAGGAGGAGCAGAGCAAGATTGACAAGGATGGGGCAGAAAACACTGTGGAAACATCGGAAGAGATGATCCGGAAGAGCATCAGAAGAAATACTCCCAGTCCTCACAGACTCACTCCTCAGT CCAGTCCACCCAGATTTGTGTCAGTGGAAGAGCTAATGGAAACAGCCAAAGGAGTTACTAATTTGGCACTGGCCCATGAGATAGTGATGAACAGTGCTTTTCAAGTCAAGCCTTATGAGCCAGGAGAGGGAAG TTTGGAGAAACAGGTCAAAGAAATAATGCACAAAGCATTTTGGGATTGCCTTGAGTCACAGCTGAATGATGACCCACCATCGTACAGCCATGCTGTCACACTGGTTGGTGAAATTAAAGAG ACCCTGCTGTCTTTTCTGTTGCCAGGTCAGAGCCGACTGAGAGGGCAAATTGAAGAGGCTCTGGATCTCTCATTGATTCAGCAGGAGGCTGAGAACAGAGCTCTAGACATCAATAAAGTAGCCAAGTTCATAATTGACATGATGGGCACCTTTTGCGCACCCTTACGTGATGAAGACATCAAACAGCTGCGTGAAATCACTGACATTGTGCCCCTTTTTAA GTCTATATTTGCAGTGCTGGACAAAATGAAAATCGATATGGCCAACTTTGCTGTGAGCAGCCTGCGGCCTCACCTCTTACAGCAGTCAGTAGAATATGAGCGGAAGAAATTTCAGGAGTTCCTAGAGAAACAACCCA ATGCTTTGGATTTCACACAGAAATGGCTCCAAGACACAGCAGATTATGTAACCGGTGGAGGGACTGAGGGTGGGGCAACATGCACACCAAATTCTGCTCAACTATCTCTACACAATCATGCCTATTTACGCCTGTTAAAGTGGGACCATGATGCAGAGTCTTTTCCAGAG ACTCTTCTCATGGATCAGGGCAGATTTCAGGAGATGCAACAGGAGCTGGAGCAACTGGCACTGGTGGCATCAGTCCTGCTCATAGTCTATAACAGTGCTGGCGAGGCCATTTCTGGACTCCCAGGCCTCATGGAAAGACTCAAGAAAACCATTAAGATTCTGTTAGCGGAGATGCACACTCC GTCCTTTAATGCGGATGAAACCTTTGCTGCGGTTGCAGAGAAAATGTGTGTGGAGCTCAGAGGATGCTTGTCTCAGCATGGCTTTTCCCCATTTTCCTCAGATAGAGAGAACACATTGAAAGGCCAAATTGTAGCTGCGAAGTCTGCGGACAACCCCATACGCAAGGTCATTG ACTCACGAATCCAGATGTACCTTCTTGGCTTCCTGGAGTCAAGCGCCCACCGGTGCGCCCCGGCTCTCCCTGGAGGTCTGACACCCATCAGCAAAGAGTTAGAGGAGATTGCTGTTAAGCTGGGACGTTTGGTGACCTTCAACAAGCTAGTTTACTCTCCGTTCTACCACAAAATCCTCCAAGATATTCTGAAACAAGGGGAAAGTTTAGATGTGTAA